A DNA window from Eptesicus fuscus isolate TK198812 chromosome 8, DD_ASM_mEF_20220401, whole genome shotgun sequence contains the following coding sequences:
- the DIS3 gene encoding exosome complex exonuclease RRP44, which translates to MLKSKTFLKKTRAGGVMKIVREHYLRDDIGCGAPGCEACGGAHEGPVLEPQPLDPASSLCPQPHYLLPDTNVLLHQIDVLEDPAIRNVIVLQTVLQEVRNRSAPVYKRIRDLTNNQEKHFYTFTNEHHRETYIEQKQGENSNDRNDRAIRVAAKWYNEHLKKMSAENQLQVILITNDRKNKEKALEEGIPAFTCEEYVKSLTANPELIDRLACLSEEGNEIESGKIIFSEHLPLSKLQQGIKSGTYLQGTFRASRENYLEATVWVHGDAEENKEIILQGLKNLNRAIHEDIVAVELLPKNQWVAPSSVVLHDEGQNEDDVEKEEETERILKTAVNEKMLKPTGRVVGIIKRNWRPYCGMLSKSDIKESRRHLFTPAEKRIPRIRIETRQASALEGRRIIVAIDGWPRNSRYPNGHFVKNLGEVGDKETETEVLLLEHDVPHQPFSQAVLSFLPKMPWSITEKDMKNREDLRHLCVCSVDPPGCTDIDDALHCRELENGNLEVGVHIADVSHFIRPGNALDQESARRGTTVYLCEKRIDMVPELLSSNLCSLRCNVDRLAFSCIWEMNHNAEILKTRFTKSAINSKASLTYAEAQMRIDSAAMNDDITISLRGLNKLAKILKRRRIEKGALTLSSPEVRFHMDSETHDPIDLQTKELRETNSMVEEFMLLANISVAKKIHEEFSEHALLRKHPAPPPSNYEILVKAAKSKNLEVKTDTAKSLADSLDRADSATFPYLNTLLRILATRCMMQAVYFCSGMDNDFHHYGLASPIYTHFTSPIRRYADIIVHRLLAVAIGADSTYPELTDKHKLADLCKNLNFRHKMAQYAQRASVAFHTQLFFKSKGIVSEEAYILFVKKNAIVVLIPKYGLEGTVFFEEKDKPKPRLIYDDEIPSLKIENTVFHIFDKVKVKIMLDSSNLQHQKIRMSLVEPQIPGISIPTDTSNVDISEPEKKKKKLEK; encoded by the exons ATGCTGAAGTCTAAGactttcttaaagaagacccggGCGGGCGGCGTGATGAAGATCGTGCGCGAGCACTACCTGCGGGATGACATCGGCTGCGGGGCGCCGGGGTGCGAGGCCTGCGGCGGGGCGCACGAGGGGCCCGTCCTCGAGCCGCAGCCCCTGGACCCCGCGAGCAGCCTGTGCCCGCAGCCTCACTACCTGCTGCCTGACACCAACGTGCTGCTGCACCAG ATTGATGTTCTTGAGGACCCTGCCATCAGGAATGTAATTGTACTACAAACAGTTCTGCAAGAAGTGAGAAATCGGAGTGCCCCGGTATATAAACGAATCCGAGATTTGACTAATAACCAGGAAAAGCATTTCTATACATTCACCAACGAGCACCATAG AGAAACTTACATAGAACAAAAACAGGGAGAAAATTCTAATGACAGGAATGATAGAGCCATTAGAGTAGCAGCAAAATGGTACAATGAACATTTGAAGAAAATGTCAGCAGAGAATCAGCTGCAAGTCATCTTAATAACGAATGAcaggaaaaacaaagagaaagcctTAGAAGAAGGAATACCAGCTTTCACTT gTGAAGAATATGTAAAGAGCCTAACTGCCAACCCTGAACTCATAGATCGTCTTGCTTGTTTGTCTGAAGAAGGG AACGAAATAGAAagtggaaaaataatattttcagagCATCTTCCCTTAAGTAAGTTACAACAAGGCATAAAATCTGGTACATACCTTCAAGGAACATTTAGAGCCAGCAGGGAAAATTACTTAGAAGCTACAGTATGGGTTCATGGAGAtgctgaagaaaataaagag ATAATCTTACAAGGGCTTAAAAATTTAAATCGAGCTATTCATGAAGACATTGTGGCTGTGGAGCTACTCCCCAAAAATCAGTGGGTAGCACCATCTTCTGTGGTTTTACATGATGAAGGTCAAAATGAAGATGAtgtggagaaagaagaggaaacagaacGCATT CTTAAGACTGctgtaaatgaaaaaatgttaaagcCTACAGGTAGAGTTGTAGgaataataaaaaggaattgGAGACCATATTGTGGCATGCTTTCCAAGTCTGATATTAAGGAG TCAAGAAGACATCTCTTTACACCTGCGGAGAAGAGAATTCCTCGAATTCGGATTGAAACCAGACAAGCGTCTGCTTTGGAAGGACGGAGAATTATTGTTGCTATTGATGGATGGCCCAGAAATTCCAGATATCCGAAT GGACACTTTGTGAAAAATTTAGGTGAAGTTGGAGATAAAGAGACTGAAACAGAAGTTTTGTTACTTGAGCATGATGTTCCCCATCAGCCTTTTTCACAGGCTGTCCTTAGCTTTCTACCAAAGATGCCCTGGAGCATTACTGAAAAG GACATGAAAAACCGAGAAGACCTAAGACATCTATGTGTTTGTAGTGTGGACCCACCAGGATGTACTGATATAGATGATGCTCTGCATTGTAGAGAGCTTGAAAATGGAAATTTGGAG gtTGGTGTTCATATTGCTGATGTTAGCCATTTTATTAGGCCAGGAAATGCTTTGGATCAGGAATCAGCCAGAAGGGGAACAACTGTGTATCTTTGTGAAAAG AGGATTGACATGGTTCCAGAGTTGCTTAGTTCTAACTTATGCTCCTTAAGATGTAATGTTGACAG GCTGGCATTTTCATGTATTTGGGAAATGAATCACAATGCTGAAATCTTAAAAACGAGGTTTACCAAAAGTGCCATTAATTCAAAG GCTTCCCTTACATATGCTGAAGCTCAGATGAGAATTGATTCAGCAGCCATGAATGATGACATTACCATTAGTCTCCGTGGACTAAATAAGCTAgctaaaattttgaaaagaagaagaattGAAAAAGG ggCTTTAACTTTGTCTTCTCCAGAAGTTCGATTTCACATGGACAGTGAAACTCATGATCCTATAGATCTGCAGACCAAGGAACTTAG AGAAACAAATTCCATGGTGGAAGAATTTATGTTACTTGCCAATATCTCTGTTGCAAAAAAAATTCATGAAGAGTTTTCTGAACATGCTCTGCTTCGAAAACatcctgctcctcctccatcAAATTATGAAATTCTTGTTAAGGCAGCTAAATCCAAG AATTTGGAAGTTAAAACTGATACTGCCAAGTCTTTGGCTGACTCTTTGGATCGGGCTGATTCTGCTACTTTCCCATATCTTAACACTCTGTTAAGAATATTAGCCACTCGCTGCATGATGCAAGCTGTGTACTTCTGCTCTGGAATGGATAATGATTTTCATCACTACGGCTTAGCATCTCCAATATACACACATTTTACTTCACCCATCAGAAG ATATGCAGACATCATTGTTCATCGGCTGTTGGCTGTAGCTATCGGGGCTGACAGTACTTATCCAGAGTTGACAGACAAACATAAGCTTGCAGATTTATGTAAAAATCTCAATTTTCGGCACAAAATGGCTCAATATGCCCAACGTGCATCAGTGGCTTTTCATACCCAG ctatttttcaaaagcaaaggAATAGTAAGTGAAGAGGCCTATATtctttttgtgaaaaaaaatgctattgtGGTGTTAATTCCAAAATATGGATTAGAAGGCACAGTCTTTTTTGAAGAAAAGGACAAACCCAAGCCACGGCTTATTTATGATGATGAG ATACCTTcacttaaaatagaaaatactgtGTTCCATATATTTGATAAAGTTAAAGTGAAAATCATGTTAGACTCGTCAAATCTTCAGCATCAGAAGATTCGAATGTCCCTGGTAGAACCACAG ATACCAGGAATAAGTATTCCTACTGATACTTCAAACGTGGACATCAGTGAaccagagaaaaagaagaagaagcttgAAAAATAG